The Ischnura elegans chromosome 9, ioIscEleg1.1, whole genome shotgun sequence genome includes the window GTTATTTGAATTTTCCATAACATTTCACTTGGATGGTCATCATCACTGCCCTCTCTAAGTGAAAATACTGCGTAAACATTGGGTAACAAAGATATTATTTccagtttgaagttttttttagtttcttttccAATTAATCAATAAACACCCCCAATTGAAATAGGACATAACCGTAATCTTTATCCGTCACTATCGTTTTTCCCATTTTGACTATCCAAGCCGATTTTATATGCATAAGGGAAATCTAACCAATATTCCCGAATTTGAATTTAGCGCCATACCACAGTCCACCACACGAAAGTTTTTTACATAGGTGACTTACATGACCTTATTGCtcaacaaataataaattttttatggagTGAGGGGAAAATAGTTAATAGAAaccaaaagtattattttttaaataatttgctgAATATAGAGGGCCTGTATTAAATATGGCCGCGATGGCAACTGTTCGGGCCTGGTTGGTAAGTAATTATCAGCTGTTTGGGACAGACGAAACCGCAAGTTCTTATTTTCTGTGAATTTATTTCTTGAAGATGCGTCCAGCGGTGATTATACGCACCTTCTATTCGTCGTCCTTCACATTTCAGACTGTGAAACCTCATATTCCCATGATTAAATTTCGGAAAGGAGGAATCACAGGAAATGGTAAGGAAATATCttgttgatattttattattacctgTTTTTGATACACAGCCTCATccatgtttgaatattttttatttacataaaaatgcgAATCATGGGCTGAAACGTCAACAAGATTGGTTTGCGTGAAAGTGTTTCTAACGTCAGTTTATTGAGCATCCAGCTTTTTTGGCAGTTTGTGAGCCTGATTCACTTGTGCGGTCCATTGATGATACCATTCCTTgttaaacttttttaattttagatttaaGAGCAACTCAGGCCGCTCCGTCTCCCTCCGATCCAGCGAAAGCTCGGTTAACTGCACCACCGAAGCCCATTCTTGAGGATTGGCAGCTGCCAAAAAAATATCAACGGCAACCCCTCTCAGATTTAGAAATTGAATACATTAATGTAAGcatcatataaaatatttctgttgttctcatttaatttaatggATCTTTGATATTTCTTGTGTCGTTTAACTTTCATTAATGtatgtcttatttttatttcagtacgGTGGTCCACCGCCCATGAAATGAACGATTGACTTTGTCACCTTGCAAAGATACCTCTCACTATGATGTTATTAtagctcttttttattttatcttttaggATTTTAAATTGTAAGCTGTACATTATTAGCATATTTAAAGCTTCCATCGACCATCTGTTGTAATATAAATTTGAAGGTACAATAGCAAATGATAAGAGCATTTGTGCACACTGTTCATCATAATAATTGGGTTgtagtaaatatttgaaattatactGGGAGTTGTTCTTTTCTTTAAGAGTTGATTTACCTGTCTGTAATACCTGTAGAAAAATGAATGTTCTGCATTGTGATTCCATACACTGTTCTGCTTATATCTGTGTTTCTTAAGTAATAGTCTCTCTTTCCTCTGCGTACAGTGAGGTATGGACAGTTGTGACGGTTACTCAATTCTCTTATGAAGGAACTTCTACATTTGAATATTCTTGACTATGTTTTATCTGAAGAAAGCCACTTGTTACTAAGGAATTGTTTCCACTTGTTTGGCCACAGGGTAGGGATATAAATATCCCTACTGTGCCATGGCCAAGTTTTTGCACTGGTGCCATCTTTATGATATTTAATGAGGTCAAGGAGTGGTGGGAACATGCTAGGCTGTGAGTTACTAAATCACTAGTAAGTTTCACGTAGCTCACCTTACACCATTGCGTAGCTTTCAATGATTTGTTAAATTTATGCAAATGCATACATGTAACAAACCCGAATAACATAATCCAAAGACAAGAGATtcttcatgtatttatttaagtACAGGCACTGAGGATTTTATAATAGTGTGTCATTTCCCCTTTCATCTAAGATAGGTAAATGTATACATGAAGACTATTTCATGAGGGGACTTTACCGCAGATTGGTCAacattcttgaaaatcatcataGAAAGAGGATCAaaggtggcggcagggtaaagtcctcgcctgccaaaccgaaggtcgcgggttcgagtcccgcctgggtaagttacccttatccagggcatggatgtttgtgattgttaaatgttatcaaccccgatgtaaaggccaaagtgctgttttcggtggtgtgtgaaattaatttttttaaaggcccatatttctggtgtgatcaagaagacaatgaaggcaataaaataaacgacaggaaatataaaataaaacttttagtaCATGTGGCCCAGATGGATGGGGGCCcacccggtgttttgggtccatcccttAATAGCTCGGGTCCTCTGAAAAGGGACGGATTTGGCTCGTCATGGGTTTCTCATAAATCATGCTTCATATgaaagaaaaagtttattttgcaTAATCATGTACATATTGCAAAAGCCTAAATCTAGCTACCTTGATTTGTCCTTATGTGTCCTTACCCTTCTCTCCCTTATGAAGTAAATTCCATTTCTGTATTTCACTTGGTATTAAGTACATATCTCAATTTGGGGTTTGGGTGCCAAGTTAGCTGAActctcaaaaataaatatacttcacTTCTATAAAAATGGTGGACCGTATTTGGAGAAGAATCACTTGGGTAAAACCAGAAGTGAACCACTAATTTCATTTAGTTCAGCTCTTACAAGTCCAGGTTTGCTTTTTTAAAGCCGTGAACATTAAGGTTTCTAAAATAACTGAAGGATAaccttgataaaaaataaaattatgtgcttACTCATTCTCAATGTAAAACTCAAGGAAATTTCAATATCTGATACAAGTTGAGTAGTAGAGACCATCACTTGTTTTATTTGTgggaaatatttgtaatatttcgacGCAATCtgcattttaatagtttaaaatttcaattattctcCTACAAAGAGAGGTCCTTCGCCCATTCCAGGATATTGTTGAAATTCCTAAATCACATCCAACTCCCAATTTGAAGGAAACACTAGGGGTGATGACACCAAAAGTCTTCTCAGCAAAATCCCTATTAAGGTGTTGTGGGGATTTTCCCATTGCAGACCACATCACTCACATGGTTCATGTCTATATTGATTTACATACCGCATGAAATTTTGGCATGAGAGGCCATCAAGCTTAGGTATGCATGGGAATACCATAATGAACGCATGTTGAATACTCTttaggggaaggagggggaataTTAGGGTGTGCAATATTTTCCCAAGAAGCAAATCCGGTTGGCAGTTACTATGCAAAATTCCGAATCTGTAGTACAATTGGGAGCTGtaggaaaatatattcataattttgtcACTAGACTGCATACACTTATTGTATGTTTGGAAAGATCAGTTTGGAAGACTTGTATCTCAGGATTCCAGGGATTAATGTATATAGGAAGCACATTAAACAAAGCAACCCTATCCAAATAATTAGCATTGACTTGGATAGGACCCACCAGTAACACTAGGTGTTGGAAGCTATTGACCGAGTGTGTGTTAGGAACAACAGGAATTCcactattttgaatttatttttcaaggggAAGGGTGCAGAAAGTTGGGATTTCCAGAATATTTCTCAAATTAAGTTTTAGTTTCACACCACCATTTAAAATTTCACCTCTCTAGCTCTTCTGGAAGTGGTAGGGAATTCATATCCATCAGTGAGTGATTCTATTAGTCTTGCAAGTGACTTATATTATGgacatattttatgtttttgcaGTCAGATTTTCTTTTCCCATCAATAAACGTCCCAATGGGAGTCCCGAGCAGCTGTAATATTTGTGGCTTACCTCTTCAATCTATGATAACTCTTAGCTTATCCTGCAACAATGCGACCCACACAGCACAGCGGTATGCCTAACCACCTTACAATCACCacccttaagcctgaatcacacgatcatttttttccatcgcggaagtgatcactatcgcgatcactgaaCAAAAttatcgtcgccggcaattgtttttcgcgatcgtgatgaggattcccatcgctatttttcatcactcgtccggtcgctttttccgtcgctaaaaccgtcactaaaaccccatatcagccaatcggaacgcattcccctatggagcgattgcagcgcaacgtttgacaattgtgggaacgacataaataaacaaacacgctatataatttcgtgatgtggatcctatgacaacgagctgtgatattggaaatgatgtgaaaagcgacggcgggagggaccgtgtgatttagaaaaatgatcacaagagctattgcttttcgcgacgggaaaatgatctcgatagtgatcactttcgcgacgaaaaaaaaatgatcgtgtgattcaggctttactgtTCTCTTCAGTCCCTGTACAGCTTAGTTAATAATTTCAAAGGTCCTCCCTTAACAGGTTTCTCACATCTgactccgaagggaagttaccgcccgactggaaaattgcaagtgttacacccattttcaaaaagggaaacagaaatgacccaggcaactaccgtccaatttccctaacatcaattataggcaagatacttgaacatatcgttgttagtaatatcatgactttcttggacagacgtaacttcctccatgactgtcagcacggattccgaaaaaatagatcctgcgaaacacagctcgcgctctttcttcacgacgttataaaatctggtgaatcgaaaagacaagttgacgcactatttctatattttaagaaagctttcgacactgtacctcacaacaaacttttatacaaattacagtcatgcggattaaacgaaacagttgtaaactggatacgcgacttcctcagagatcgtaaacaaaaagtagttcttgacggaattagctctgatgttgtaaaagttacatcaggtgttccacaaggaagcgtaatcggccccctgttgttcattatatacattaacgatctgtgctcccgcattagcagtaaaatacgtttatttgctgacgacgctgtcatctatcgcgaaattagtgatcactctgactatgaaattctatcatctgacctaaacaacgttcatttgtggagtcaagagtggggactcgaacttaatctgagcaaatgcatggcggtacattttttgcggaattcgtccaacactaacaatgtttatgcagtggatggcattaacataaaggcaacagacgaagtgaagtacctgggagttacgataacctcgaacctcacgtggggaactcatataaagaatatttgcggcatagccctgaagaaattaggattcgtcaagcgtattgtgggaagattttcggatgagaaagtaaaagaaaggtgctatttcgctctcgtccgaccgcaccttgaatatgcagcgagtgtatgggatccagtgcagaaagacttaatccgcgagctgaataagatacaaaggaaggctgcgcgtttcgtcaaaaaccgctacgggcgtactgacagtgttacccagatgttaagcgaattaggctgggagccgttggagactcggaggctgcgcgctaggcttagattgcttgaacaattaagaatggatatatttaagagcgacacagagaacataatcttagagccacactatatttccaggtccgacagaagcgataaattaagagagatttttagccgaacggatagatataagaattcgtttttcccccgaacaataaaggactttaataaacgcttgtcccaacctcgttagagcactactttttttttttttatagctgtaaacggctggtgtcctaacaccccctgccacacgccttttaggcggcttgcggggtattatgtagatgtagatgtagactgaAGTACTCTGGTAGCACCCTCCCGGAGATCAAAATGGGGGCTACCAGAGCATCTTACTCGAGAGAGGATTAAAACCCTTTAGAAAATGATGCCAAAGCATTGAAACTAGTTTAGAAGTAAATAGGGTGAAAGTTTGTAATATTCATCACAAAATGAACTTCAACAAATTTAACTTAATAAAGATTGaatctaaaataatttcaatggccTACATTCCCTAAGGGTGGACCAGCACTACCTCACAATATACTTGCTTTTTATACTACTTGTATGGATAGTAAATTTGCTTACATAGCAGATAACCTCAATATCTAAGGGTCTGTCAAGTCGTCAGTTCATTTGTCCAAAGAAACCTTCACCTGATCTCAAAGCAGTTAGTGAGTGAAGCTTTAGTCATTTTTCCTGTCAATACCAATGTGGAattcttagaatttttttatgtcaGGTATCAGTCggcatttaaaatatcaaatattcaagtacaaaatatcaatatgaatataaaatactCCCCTGAATTCATGCCTGACGTGGCTGAATTTATAccattcattatttcaataccAGTTTTACATTTCAGGCAATATTAAACCCAAAATCAAGCttcgaaataatgaaaatttctcagGAGAGACAGGTTAACCCAGAATGATACTGATTAATGATATATACCAGTAATTGATTGGGACAGTGTTTCAGCACTTCTGTCTCACACAAATTATAGCAGAACATGTTTGAAGAAGTTATGAGAATCAAAAACTACCATCGGCTATTACTGAAGATGTCAATTTATACCAGTCTTTCCTCCGAATCCAggtgttttaaaaatttatagctatcataaaatatttttattggagtaTGTACACaataaacagtaaataattaaattattaacaaTTACCTTACAAATTAATTATGGATCAATGAATTGAAGGATGGAAGATTTGAGAGCAAAAACTTTTCCCAGTATTAATATCACAATATATTTGGTCCATAACCTAAAGGAATATGTATCAAATGACAATACTGCATTTGCTTTGAGATTGGAAAACTTGAGAAATATTAGCAGGCATTGTTGGATAGATTTTGATTGGTAGGTTCCAAATCATAGTTTCGATATCTAATGACGATGGCCCTTGCCATACTGTACCATTGGTTGAGTCATCTGTTACTGTTTCAGAGATGTTTGGCTGTGACGTAGTCACAAATTCAAAATGCAATCTCCACTTCAAGGACACTGAAAACATAAAGTAAGTTCCCTTATTAGTACTTCATTTATGAACTACTCTCTACCACTATCTTATAGCCTTCAGTATTTTATTATCTTTCCtcagttaaaatttaaactaatCATTTTCAAGCAGCAATTACAACAGCTGGAAGTACATATAATGTAGAAGcccatttgaaaattgaaaaaagcagAAGATCTATAAAGATGCTAATGAGAATACTTATTAATATGGCTTCAAAATCCCAAGGAAAACTTGAGAAATATTAGCATCCATTGTTGGATGGATTTTGATTGGGAGGTTCCAAATCATAATTTCTGTATCTAATGACATTAGGCCCTGCCATGATATACCATTAGCATCACAATCGAGTTCATAGGTTTCACTCGCACCATAGTCCtctcaaaaacttaaaactttaCACTCCTGATTAACTTGTAGGAGAAAAGGTGTTTCAGACCTTTGCATTCCCAATTGGTTTGTGCATTGACCAGAACTAATCTAGCCATAAATCTGAGGCGAATGATACATTAAAAGCTAACTGAAAGACATAGTATGTACTTATgtatacaaattttgaaaaaagttgtgAGCAAAAAGGTTGACGTCCATGCTAAAATCCAACCCAATTGGTCATGCATTCTTATTGATGccttttttaattccacataaaaaattcataaaccaACAGTTTAAACCCAGTTTcattatacagtgaaacctgcctttagcggaacctgagCTTAGCGGAAACCTGTATTGTCCGGAAAATTTTGATGGTCCTGGCGGTCATAATGgggttttacgtgcattggtgccctctgttaaacggaaactgtcaaacgcggaaacggaatcgattcccggGCACGCGTTTCTCGGTAaagcggaattgcaaaaaaaattccaaaaacaaAGAAGATTCCAAAAACAagaatatgtgaagaaaatacaaaatcgTACATAGAAATGTTGgtctcattaaaagaattcgaagAATGCAGTCTCACCAAAGGTAACACTGATTTGTATAACATCTTGCATTGGACCATTGGCAACGcagaaaattgtattctacaggaaaaaaggaaagacagacaaaaatgactgattacttcaaataaacaatttaaaaataatgcgatgctgttcttttattatttcattataatttcgtctacgtgtagaatttgagtcaaaccaaccttttaggcaacgcatgcaatagacgtgatatgactttgtattgtcttttttgaattgtcagaccctgagttaagtggaatactgtcttatccggaaaaaagtgaagggcccgagagattccgcttaagacaggtttcactgtatcagATTAGAATTTTGGTGGGAATGAAAATCTAATCTCTTATTCTTGACTACATTATTTGTAATTCGAGGATTTCACTGTCAAGTAAAGGTAACCACAGTGAAAAGTTACATGGTTGTCattaactagacattataaaactgacCCTTTGTGATTCTAACATGAGAACTTGCTTCCAATGATTCCACATATCATCAGACATCACCAATACCTAGAATAGGTATGAGCAGACCTGGTTTGGAACAGAGCAACAGATcttgagaatagggtagtttccatcatcaaagaaaatgagaggcattgattgtgattcgttatccaccattagtgtattcataacatacaaattatttgttttagaaatcccagtttagacgaatgttaatagtcaattttaacctcatttgaaaaaggccaaattggcaccCATaaaatgccactccacgtgacgtcacaggggcctagatgggatacgagtagtcaggagttttacatcgtctgagaataccaatgcatgcatgaggcacagagctcggggaaacatctcttagtaatcacctatcaaaattgcatatggtcggaaagtttccttcgtttgattgggtattaataatccttatttaagccacgcgctaccttctagcagggtactctgctacctgctagcagcctgcatagtagaggcgctcatagcctcccaccaaggtggcctaacacagtggcagccagaaccagaattacgtcacacgggcttttcccagcattcatactaagccgtcaaatttcgcgcgcttgaaaatttttatttttcatttaatcgtaaaaaatagatatggtcattataaatctaaaaacgtgaaatatatactccaggagtaataatctatcaatttaggcaataaaaaaataggaaaccaccctattgtaacaaAATTCATTAAGAGTCTGTAGCTTTAAAAATTCTCAAACCTATTAAAGGAAGTAAAACCTATAGATACATTTAATACTATGAAATGAAACTCCCACATCATTACTGTCATATAAAATTAACATAATACCAGAAATTTAAAGTACAAATATTCTTACCAACATCAGAAGTGAAGTCTGGAGTAACATGAAGTGGAATTGGAAGCACAAGTTGAGTATACTTCAAGCTTATACAAAACTCATGACATTTATTGTAGGAAACAACTGATGGGGACTTCTGAGTTATTTTCTGGCAGCCTGCTTCTATTTCTTCCTCACTTTGAAGGGTAACTGAAAACTGATAAA containing:
- the LOC124165791 gene encoding 28S ribosomal protein S36, mitochondrial isoform X2 gives rise to the protein MAAMATVRAWLTVKPHIPMIKFRKGGITGNDLRATQAAPSPSDPAKARLTAPPKPILEDWQLPKKYQRQPLSDLEIEYINYGGPPPMK
- the LOC124165791 gene encoding 28S ribosomal protein S36, mitochondrial isoform X1 translates to MAAMATVRAWLMRPAVIIRTFYSSSFTFQTVKPHIPMIKFRKGGITGNDLRATQAAPSPSDPAKARLTAPPKPILEDWQLPKKYQRQPLSDLEIEYINYGGPPPMK